The DNA segment TGGATTCTCTTAAGAACTTCATAAGCTTAAGTTAAATCTTCTACTTAAAAGATTAGGGTAGCTAAATTCCAAGAGATCGGAATTTCTTCCACAGCTTCTTCTATTTCATCAGCAGTTATTTCTTTCCATTACTTAAGAGGAATTTCTATTCTACTTTCATCTTTTATTCTTATTAAGATGTTATCTCTTCTTTTATACCCACAAGGTCTGCAATATCTTTTGGATACAAACGGTGTTTCCTTAATCACGATCTTTAAGGATTAATACACGCTCTAAATTATCTACAGAACTATATATTACTATATAGTTTATATAACTTATATAGAGAAATATATACATAATGTACATTATATATTCAGAAGTTTTCATAATAAAAGCTTAAATTCATTAGTGAGAAAAAACATATTATGGCTGGCAAGTTTTTATTCATAACTAAAGATAGAAAATTTTTATTCGATGGAAAAGTGAGAGAAGTTAAGAAAGAGTTGCAAGATTTGGACGGAATGGAAATAAGGTTTGCCAGGCCAATGATTGTTTATGAGCTAGATGGAGTAAATTTGAATTATTTTGTAAAAAATTATGGTCATCTCACCGTTGGTGATTACACAGTATTAGACTTAGTTGATTTACTTGAGGAGAATAACTTCATCCTTTACGTAGATCACGACAAGGAAAAAGTTGAAGTTTTCGTACAAGGTAAGGAGGAAATTATTACTTTACCTTATTCTACGTTGGACTTCTTAAGGTATTTATTGGCTAAAACTTCCAGAGGAGTATTATTAGAGAGCACAACTTTTGACCTAATAGACGAGAATTAAATTTCGTAAACGCAAAGAGTTCTTAAATCGAACTGAAAGTAGGCTTAAGATTTAAAATATGTTGAACGAAAATAGCATATGGCAAATTTGACGTTATTCAAGGCTCTTCTATTAATAGGTTTTGAAAAAGTTGCTCCTCGTACATTAAAGCGAGGAGACGTTACTATTACAGTAACCTTCATTCCTAACGTTAGGTGGATTGTAAGATTACCTCACATAACTTATGAGCTTTCTACTCAAAAAGAGGTTTTACATAAGTTAGTGAATGAAGGAATAATTTCCAGAAAAGAATTGGAATACCTAGCGTCAATAGGATTGGACATAGCTAAAGAGGAAATTGTACAAAGTGAGGAAATAACTACTGGAAGTCTAATTGATGTGAGGAGAGCTTTCATAACCCAAGTCATAATGCCTAGGTTAGAAATCTTGTTAAGAACTAACGGAATGAAATGCCCAGTTTGCGGTAAAAGGTTCAAGAGTACTACAGAATTTTATAACCACTTAAATACTACAGAAGTGAGGGCTGAAGAGCATAAGAAAATACTTGAAAGTATATATGAAGAAGTTACTGGCATTAAACCTTAGACTATCAAGTTATTTCTTGCAATTCTTTAAAAATGAAGGCACTAGGTCTAGGGTTTAAGTTAATATCATAAAGTCCAAATTTCATTTTATAACCAAAATTCCATTCAAAATTATCGTAAAGGGACCAGTACATATAAGCCTCAACATTAACCCCAGACTTCTTAATAGCATTAACATGGTCTATTATAAACCTAGGCCTAATCCTATCCTTCTCGTCAGCAACTCCGTTTTCCGTTATCAATATAGGCTTACCAAAGTTAGATGCCTTCTTAAGTACGTCAGTTAATCCTTCAGGATAAATTTCCCATCCGTAGTCGGAGACCTCTCTACCTTCCCTAGACCCGAATTGGCAGAAGGGACCATAGCCTTCTAGAGGAATGCCTTTCTCGTCAGTGACCAACCTTGTATAGTAATTTACGCCTAACCAATCAAAGTCTATCTTCCTTAAAAATTCAAAGATTTCGTTTTCAACTGCCGAAGATCCTTGTACTGCAGGGATGTTATACACTATTCCTACCTTCTCACCTTTCAGCTCATTATAGACCTCTTGATGAGCCCTTATTACATTATTCAAACTAGTCTCATAAGCCCTCCTGCTGCTTATTCCCGGAGGGAAAATTCCCTGAAGATAAGCAAAAGTTACTAGCAAATTAGGTTCATTAAAAGTACACCATAGATCTACATATTCAGAAAAATTATCGTGGATGAACCTAGAAAATTTAACAAATTCTTCTACGGTAGAGGACGAATACCAACCTAAAGGACCTTGAGTTAATAAAGAATCCCTAGCTACAATTGGATCGTGAATCCATAGAGGTAAATCAAAGTGGTTTAAACAGAGTATTACTTCAAATCCTTTATCCTTAAGGTCTTTTAATATTTCCTTATATTTAGATAGAGTTTCTTGAGAAACCTTATCCTTTGAAGGAAATAATCTGCCCCAGCTCAAGTTCATCCTCCAAATGCTTGCGTTTAGGTTTACTGCGAGGTCGTGCACTTCCTTATATCTAGACAAGTAAAAGTTCTTTGTAGGCAATTCTTTAACAACTTTTTTGCTGGAAAGATTTACGTAATCAGTTAGCCATAAGTACCAATCCGAGTTCTGATTTAACTCCTCAAACTGAAAAGATGAAATGGAAAACCCGAACTTCATTAAAAATAAAAAGACTATGCCTTATTATTAAATTTCCTTCATACCTTTCTCGACGAAAATAACTGCTATAATTGCTACTGAGAGAATTAACGGTAATAGTATGAATTTTGGCTGTGTGTTGTACTCTACCTTATCTACTTTTATACAGCATAATCCTTGCTCAACTGTTGTTTTCTGAATTAGGAAGCCATGGTGATTGATAGGTATTATCACGTCACCTACATCTCCACTGGTTACTGGGGAATATAAGCAAACTTCAATTTTTCCAGAAATTCCTTCTAGTGGCACGACGTTTATGCCAGGGTATAGTTTTACGGTCTTACAAACGCAATAAGTTCCGTTGTTCGCTACGACGTTTAAGGTTATCTTATATTGCAATCCATTATTAATTATTATAACTACACCATTAAATCCTTCTATTATGCATTCTATGTTAATTTTTGAGAATTGTGATTTAACCGTATTAATTATTATACTAGTGTAAAGTAGTGCTTGTTCCTTAAACCATGCTGGACCGTGAGCAGGAGCACCGGTTTGCCACGTCCAGTCGCTTCCTTCAGCTATGTATAAGTAGTTCCATAATGAATAAAGTAAGTTAGTAGAGTTGGGCGTGTCATTAAATAATAGTGGAACTTCTGGCGAAAGTTCTTTACCTAAGGCTACAGTGTAAGCTACTAAATATTCTCTAGCTAAAGATAAGTTCCTCCAAATTTCAATTTTACCTGGACAACCATTGTTCCAGTAATCTAAATTAAGATCCCATGAGTTAACTGGCAAATTAGTAATTACTGCCGTTGGCTTATGAGTTTTTATTGCATCATAAGCAGTTTGCGTAATAAACCATTTTCCTTGGCATTGAGATAGTGAGGAATATATTGCATAAAGGTCTGCAGGCCCCGTAGTTGGATTAAATATTAATGGATTTTCACCATCTAGTGCTACAGTAACTACTCCCCCTGGATGAGCCATGTAAATTTGGGCCAATTGTTGTATTAATTCTCTTGCAGTGAGCTGGGGGGATTGGCTGAAGAACTTAAATCCAAACTCGTTAGATAGTGTAGTATTTCTGAATAATACATAAATCGTCTGACCCAAATTATTCTCTACAACGAAAGGTTCATCTGGGTTAATAGTTCCGTTAACTATAGTTACGTAAGGCAAAAACGCTTCACAGTCCAAGATTGTATATGAGATATTACTTTCGTTATAAAGTCCTATAAGGGCATTGCAAAACGCCATTTCTGGTGTCCAAGTACCGTTAGCACAAACTCCAAATACAGTCTTGGTCATGTTCTTACCCATTAATATTTGTGTTTCTACGTCACTCCAATAACCATCTTCTAACAATAAAGGTTGTAGTGGATGATAAAATGGTACTGTAAGTACGTCAACTTTGCCTTCTCTTACTAATTTCTTAAAGAGGTTAAGAGTATAGTTGACTGCAAGAAGATCATGTGTAACATTAACGCCAAAATTAGAGGTAAATGAAGCATTCTTTTCGTGTAATATGGTTTCCCATTGGTAAAGCAAGACGGGAGTGAAGTCGATAGTTACTGCAACATTAAATTGATTTATAAGCATTGCTTGTAACTCGTATGAACCTACAAGTTGTCCATTCCAATAGAAGTCTTGTCCCGTATGTAACCATACCCAAGGCTGTTCCCAAGTGCCGTTTGGGGCTATATATAATGGCTGATGCATATTCCATACAAGTACAAAGCTCAACGGTTCTTTGCCAGTTGTGTTTAATACATATAATGCGGGCAGTTGTGAAATCCTACATAAGGAATTATTATAATAAATCTTTAATGTTGGGTAGTAGATTCCTTGCGGAATGCAATTTGTATTAAATGTTAAATTTACCATATTGATGCCAGGATTTAAGTTAACAATATAAGTATGTGAAGCAGAGTTTATAAGTAAACAGAAAGAGGTTTGGATTACTCTATTATACTCATTATTTAAATAAATGGAAATTGTAGCTTCTTCTCCTTCTACGTATACGTATCTATTATATGTAGAATTTATAATAAAAATTGGAGAATATACATCTTGGATATAAAAGTTAGTACAACTCGTATTATGAATCCATTCATTTAATGTTTGATCGTGATATACCCACTGAACCCATTGACCGCGTTCGAATGGACCTATAATAATAGAATAGTTGCCCCATAATGGGTTATATTGCATTTTCTCGCAAGTTATATCACTCCACGGTAAACCTGTTTGAGGTCCAGTAGATAATCCATAATGAATGAAAAGTTTGTCTGGAGCTCTACCTATTGTTGTAATTAATATGGAACCGTTGGAAAGAACGGTAGCGTAAGTTTGTCCTACGTTTTGTGGATTCACTTCTAAGTTCCAATTCCAGAATGGATGACAATCATAGTTTATCCATTGTCCTGTAGTATTATCATAAAATACCCACGCTATCCACGTTCCATTGTTAAATGGGCCTATAGTAGCTGTAAAATTGTTTCCGTCCCATATCATTTCCTTATTAAAAATCTCCGTCCATGATTGTTGGGGACCGTTCTCTATACCATAGTGTAAGATTACAGTATTAGATTTACATATTCCGGATATATAGATTGTAACATAACCAGAGGAAGTTACATTAAAGTTTACCTTGTATCCTTGGGACTGAGCTAGCATTAACGTAGATGATAAACTTACCAATAAAATCATAAAAATAATATATGTAAAAATTCTGTGCTTCATTTACATCATGTAAAACTTAATGGATTGAAAATAAAGTTTTCTTTCAAAAAGTTAAGTAAATTAATAGGTTATATAAAGTTTTTAATTTTATCTTGGGAATTCCTATACACTTATCGTAGATTTCTTATATAAAAATAACTAATTTCATTCCATTATTTACTTTTTATATAAGAATTTGTTATATGTTTATATAGATACATAGCCTATTAAATTGCTCCAACAATAATTACCAACATTAATATATAGTTATAGTTCTGAACTTATACGACAAAATTTAAAACATATTATACCCATAATTTTCTTGTAGGTGTAAATTAATGAAAGATAGAAAGAATTCCAAGCTAGCCTTATCTAAAATAACTGCTGCGGTAATAGTTGTAATAATTATTATAGCTGCAGTAGCGGTATTTTACTTGCTTATTAAACCACCGTCAAGTGTAACACCAACTACTACGTCACCAAAACCTTCCATTAGTGGACCTTTAAATATAACAAATGCTACTGACTTAATGAAATTAGTAGGTCTTAATTCTACACCTTCTTCGCCAGTAACCATAACAGTTTGGAATAGTTACAGCACTTCCGAGAATCAAGCTTTCAACAAAACTTTAACTCAGTTTGAAAAAGAGTTTCCATGGATACATGTAGCCGTAACTTATGGAGTAGGCGTAGGATGCTCTCAATTTGAAGAAGCGGCAAAAGGTCACGATGCTCCTATAGTATATAGGGATACTTCAAATTCTGGAGGTGCATTATTCTGTGCAGGGCTCTTACTAAACTTAAGTGAATATTTACCTCCTCAAGTATTTTCATTATATCTTAATTGCTCTATATCCGATTGGTCAATAGGAAAGGCTGTTTATGGTCTTCCAGACGATATAAACTACATTGTAATGTTTTATAACAAGCAATATGTGCCTTATGCACCAAATACAACTTGCGAAATGGTAAAAATTGCTGAGGAAGTTAATACAACAGATCATATATGGGGAATTGCATATGGTGCGAGCGATGAGTATGGATATAGATTTGCGGCGTGGTTTGCAGGATTTGGAGGACAGATATTTACTACTCAAAACGGTCAAGTAGTTCCTGCATTAAATTCCACAGCTATGGTTGATGCACTAAACTTCTGGTATAATCTAACTTATGATTTACACATTAATTATTTAGCGCCATCTACTGGTGCTGGAGGAGCTGAAGGAGAATTATTTGAGGCTGGAAAAGCTGCTATCATATTTGACGGACCTTGGGATCTCAGCGCCTACTTGCAAGCTTTAGGTTCAAACTTAGGCGCAGCACCATTACCAGTAGTAAGTCAAACTGGAATAAGGGCTGAGCCTTTCTTAGGAGCTACTGGTTGGATGATATCTAATCCATCAGTTAGCGGAGCAACATCTTTGCAAATTAAGGCAGCATTAATATTCATATTATTTGTAACTAACTGTCAATCCGATTATAGACTATGGTGTATAGCCCACGATATTCCAGCTAATAAAATAGCTTATAATGAGGCTATGGCAGAATTAAAAGCAGGAAAATTAACGCCATCCTACCTGGATCAAATAATGGAAGGAATTTTAGAGCAAGCCCAATATACACAAAAGTTCCCCAATATACCACAAATGGCGTATTATTGGAATTCATTCCACACAGGAGCCAGTGAATTTTTCGCTCAGCAGATAAATGCGCAGACTGCCGCTCAAACTATGGAGAGCAACTTTATCAACTGTTTAAAGAAGAACGGTTTACTGTCTTCTTCGTTTGAAATACTTCCATTACCTCCAGCGTTAATTGATGCAATACTCTTGCTATTATCAGTATTTATGATTCCAGAGATAAAATATAAGGTGAAAGCTTTATGACTAGCTCAAAAAATGGTAAAAATGAAGATAATGGTTTTTTATACATTCTCCCTATATTAATTCTCACAATTTTCGTTTTTATTTTACCTTTAGTTTATGCGTTATATATTTCCTTTACTAATATGAATTTATTTCATTTATTCAACTATAATATTGTGGGATTAAAGAATTACGCTATAATTTTTGAATGCGGATACTTTTGGGAGCTAATCAAGAATACTTTAATCTGGACTTTAGGTAGCTTGGTCACTATGATGAGTCTAGGGTTTTTATTAGCGTTGATATTAAATCAGAGAGATCTCAAGGGTAAATCAATATTTTATGCTTTCCTTATCTTACCTTGGGCATTTCCTGGCTTTATATCTCTTCTAATTTGGCAGGGACTATGGGTAGATCCTTACGGAATGATGAATAAGCTAATTTTACCTATGTTACATTTACCTAGGATTAATTCATTAATTTCAACTACTGACGCTTGGATAGAATTAATTTTAACCAATGATTGGCTATCTTTTCCTTACTTTATGACTGTATTTTATTCTTCCCTGCAGAGCATACCTCATGAACTTTACGATCTTGCAGAATTAGATGGAGCAGGTACATTAACTAAATTCTTCAGGATTACTTTGCCTTCACTTAAGAGAACTATAGCTTTCGTTTTCATAACGAGTTTTGTATTTACGTGGAACAACTTTTATCCAATATTTATCCTAACAGGTGGTGGTCCAGGAATTTCCACAGA comes from the Acidianus infernus genome and includes:
- a CDS encoding family 1 glycosylhydrolase, with translation MKFGFSISSFQFEELNQNSDWYLWLTDYVNLSSKKVVKELPTKNFYLSRYKEVHDLAVNLNASIWRMNLSWGRLFPSKDKVSQETLSKYKEILKDLKDKGFEVILCLNHFDLPLWIHDPIVARDSLLTQGPLGWYSSSTVEEFVKFSRFIHDNFSEYVDLWCTFNEPNLLVTFAYLQGIFPPGISSRRAYETSLNNVIRAHQEVYNELKGEKVGIVYNIPAVQGSSAVENEIFEFLRKIDFDWLGVNYYTRLVTDEKGIPLEGYGPFCQFGSREGREVSDYGWEIYPEGLTDVLKKASNFGKPILITENGVADEKDRIRPRFIIDHVNAIKKSGVNVEAYMYWSLYDNFEWNFGYKMKFGLYDINLNPRPSAFIFKELQEIT
- a CDS encoding carbohydrate ABC transporter permease; translated protein: MTSSKNGKNEDNGFLYILPILILTIFVFILPLVYALYISFTNMNLFHLFNYNIVGLKNYAIIFECGYFWELIKNTLIWTLGSLVTMMSLGFLLALILNQRDLKGKSIFYAFLILPWAFPGFISLLIWQGLWVDPYGMMNKLILPMLHLPRINSLISTTDAWIELILTNDWLSFPYFMTVFYSSLQSIPHELYDLAELDGAGTLTKFFRITLPSLKRTIAFVFITSFVFTWNNFYPIFILTGGGPGISTETFIVYAYQEAFDYSNFALASAWSVISTIFVIILGLIVIKYTHILDSFS
- a CDS encoding extracellular solute-binding protein; protein product: MKDRKNSKLALSKITAAVIVVIIIIAAVAVFYLLIKPPSSVTPTTTSPKPSISGPLNITNATDLMKLVGLNSTPSSPVTITVWNSYSTSENQAFNKTLTQFEKEFPWIHVAVTYGVGVGCSQFEEAAKGHDAPIVYRDTSNSGGALFCAGLLLNLSEYLPPQVFSLYLNCSISDWSIGKAVYGLPDDINYIVMFYNKQYVPYAPNTTCEMVKIAEEVNTTDHIWGIAYGASDEYGYRFAAWFAGFGGQIFTTQNGQVVPALNSTAMVDALNFWYNLTYDLHINYLAPSTGAGGAEGELFEAGKAAIIFDGPWDLSAYLQALGSNLGAAPLPVVSQTGIRAEPFLGATGWMISNPSVSGATSLQIKAALIFILFVTNCQSDYRLWCIAHDIPANKIAYNEAMAELKAGKLTPSYLDQIMEGILEQAQYTQKFPNIPQMAYYWNSFHTGASEFFAQQINAQTAAQTMESNFINCLKKNGLLSSSFEILPLPPALIDAILLLLSVFMIPEIKYKVKAL
- a CDS encoding C2H2-type zinc finger protein, whose amino-acid sequence is MANLTLFKALLLIGFEKVAPRTLKRGDVTITVTFIPNVRWIVRLPHITYELSTQKEVLHKLVNEGIISRKELEYLASIGLDIAKEEIVQSEEITTGSLIDVRRAFITQVIMPRLEILLRTNGMKCPVCGKRFKSTTEFYNHLNTTEVRAEEHKKILESIYEEVTGIKP
- a CDS encoding glycoside hydrolase family 57 protein — translated: MLAQSQGYKVNFNVTSSGYVTIYISGICKSNTVILHYGIENGPQQSWTEIFNKEMIWDGNNFTATIGPFNNGTWIAWVFYDNTTGQWINYDCHPFWNWNLEVNPQNVGQTYATVLSNGSILITTIGRAPDKLFIHYGLSTGPQTGLPWSDITCEKMQYNPLWGNYSIIIGPFERGQWVQWVYHDQTLNEWIHNTSCTNFYIQDVYSPIFIINSTYNRYVYVEGEEATISIYLNNEYNRVIQTSFCLLINSASHTYIVNLNPGINMVNLTFNTNCIPQGIYYPTLKIYYNNSLCRISQLPALYVLNTTGKEPLSFVLVWNMHQPLYIAPNGTWEQPWVWLHTGQDFYWNGQLVGSYELQAMLINQFNVAVTIDFTPVLLYQWETILHEKNASFTSNFGVNVTHDLLAVNYTLNLFKKLVREGKVDVLTVPFYHPLQPLLLEDGYWSDVETQILMGKNMTKTVFGVCANGTWTPEMAFCNALIGLYNESNISYTILDCEAFLPYVTIVNGTINPDEPFVVENNLGQTIYVLFRNTTLSNEFGFKFFSQSPQLTARELIQQLAQIYMAHPGGVVTVALDGENPLIFNPTTGPADLYAIYSSLSQCQGKWFITQTAYDAIKTHKPTAVITNLPVNSWDLNLDYWNNGCPGKIEIWRNLSLAREYLVAYTVALGKELSPEVPLLFNDTPNSTNLLYSLWNYLYIAEGSDWTWQTGAPAHGPAWFKEQALLYTSIIINTVKSQFSKINIECIIEGFNGVVIIINNGLQYKITLNVVANNGTYCVCKTVKLYPGINVVPLEGISGKIEVCLYSPVTSGDVGDVIIPINHHGFLIQKTTVEQGLCCIKVDKVEYNTQPKFILLPLILSVAIIAVIFVEKGMKEI